A region of Streptomyces deccanensis DNA encodes the following proteins:
- the tilS gene encoding tRNA lysidine(34) synthetase TilS, translating into MGPHPAVAAIRLAVRRVLHDLLTEHHTNTTLHAPAHAPAHAPAHALPGAPADPGAPPVPTPPTAVPPVAVPVEVRRGGSARQGAARAGSGAHEQPLVLVACSGGADSMALASALAFEAPKLGVRAGGITVDHGLQPGSDLRAEEVALRLRELGLDPVESVAVTVGRDGGPEAAARDARYAALDAALERHGATAVLLGHTRDDQAETVLLGLARGSGIRSLSGMAAVSGADGRYRRPFLQLDRQTARKACMVQSLPVWDDPHNADPAYTRSRLRHEGLPALEKALGKGVVEALARTAQLSRDDADALDTWARQADPAVRDAAGQLECAKLYALPPAVRRRILRRAAIEAGAPAGSLFARHIEEIDRLITGWRGQGAINLPGRVVARRQGGRLVIRQG; encoded by the coding sequence ATGGGTCCCCACCCCGCGGTCGCGGCGATACGCCTGGCGGTCCGCCGCGTACTCCACGACCTCCTCACCGAACACCACACGAACACCACCCTCCACGCGCCTGCCCACGCGCCTGCCCACGCGCCCGCCCACGCGCTCCCGGGCGCGCCCGCGGACCCGGGCGCACCACCGGTGCCCACGCCCCCCACGGCCGTACCCCCCGTGGCCGTGCCCGTCGAGGTCAGGCGTGGCGGTTCCGCGCGCCAGGGCGCCGCACGCGCGGGCTCCGGCGCGCACGAGCAGCCGCTCGTGCTCGTGGCGTGCTCCGGCGGCGCCGACTCCATGGCGCTCGCCTCCGCCCTCGCCTTCGAGGCACCCAAGCTCGGCGTCCGCGCCGGCGGCATCACCGTCGACCACGGTCTGCAGCCCGGCTCCGACCTGCGCGCCGAGGAAGTCGCCCTGCGCCTGCGGGAACTCGGCCTCGACCCGGTCGAGTCCGTCGCCGTCACCGTCGGCCGCGACGGCGGCCCCGAGGCCGCCGCCCGCGACGCCCGCTACGCCGCCCTGGACGCCGCGCTGGAACGCCACGGCGCCACCGCCGTCCTCCTCGGCCACACCCGCGACGACCAGGCCGAGACCGTCCTCCTCGGGCTGGCCCGCGGCTCCGGCATCCGCTCCCTGTCCGGGATGGCCGCGGTCTCGGGGGCCGACGGCCGCTACCGGCGCCCCTTCCTCCAGCTCGACCGGCAGACCGCCCGCAAGGCCTGCATGGTCCAGTCGCTGCCCGTCTGGGACGACCCGCACAACGCCGACCCCGCCTACACCCGCTCCCGGCTCCGCCACGAGGGCCTGCCCGCCCTGGAGAAGGCGCTCGGCAAGGGCGTCGTCGAGGCCCTCGCCCGTACGGCCCAGCTCTCCCGGGACGACGCCGACGCCCTCGACACCTGGGCCCGCCAGGCCGACCCCGCCGTCCGCGACGCCGCGGGCCAGCTGGAGTGCGCCAAGCTCTACGCCCTGCCGCCCGCGGTACGCCGCCGGATCCTGCGCCGGGCCGCCATCGAGGCCGGAGCCCCGGCGGGTTCCCTCTTCGCCCGGCACATCGAGGAGATCGACCGTCTCATCACCGGCTGGCGCGGTCAGGGAGCCATCAATCTCCCCGGCCGGGTCGTCGCCCGGCGGCAGGGTGGCAGACTGGTGATTCGGCAAGGCTGA
- the hpt gene encoding hypoxanthine phosphoribosyltransferase, with product MRVDAKDMGTDLKEVLITKEEIDAKLAELAAKIDTEYAGKDLLIVGVLKGAVMVMADLARALSTPVTMDWMAVSSYGAGTQSSGVVRILKDLDTDIKGKHVLIVEDIIDSGLTLSWLISNLGSREPESLKICTLLRKPDAAKVAIDVEWVGFDIPNEFVVGYGLDYAEKYRNLPFVGTLAPHVYGG from the coding sequence ATGCGGGTGGACGCGAAAGACATGGGCACCGACCTCAAAGAGGTGCTCATCACCAAGGAAGAGATCGACGCGAAGCTGGCCGAGCTGGCCGCGAAGATCGACACGGAGTACGCGGGCAAGGACCTGCTGATCGTCGGTGTCCTCAAGGGCGCGGTGATGGTCATGGCGGACCTGGCCCGGGCCCTGTCCACCCCGGTCACCATGGACTGGATGGCTGTGTCCTCCTACGGCGCGGGCACCCAGTCCTCGGGTGTGGTGCGGATCCTCAAGGACCTCGACACCGACATCAAGGGCAAGCACGTCCTGATCGTCGAGGACATCATCGACTCGGGTCTCACCCTGTCCTGGCTGATCTCCAACCTCGGCTCCCGCGAGCCCGAGTCCCTGAAGATCTGCACGCTGCTGCGCAAGCCCGACGCCGCCAAGGTCGCCATCGACGTGGAGTGGGTCGGCTTCGACATCCCCAACGAGTTCGTCGTGGGCTACGGCCTCGACTACGCCGAGAAGTACCGCAACCTCCCGTTCGTCGGTACGCTCGCGCCCCACGTCTACGGCGGCTGA
- the ftsH gene encoding ATP-dependent zinc metalloprotease FtsH, with amino-acid sequence MDVKRYFRGPVMWIVLAVLAVVVLMQVVGSSGGYKTVDTGQVVQAINDNKVKEAKLTTGEESTIKVQLKDGQKIEGSSKIQASYIGDQGVTLANTLQDKFQNKQIPDGYTVSPTKQNAFVGILLSLLPFVLIVVVFLFLMNQMQGGGSRVMNFGKSKAKLITKDTPKTTFSDVAGADEAVEELHEIKEFLQEPAKFQAVGAKIPKGVLLYGPPGTGKTLLARAVAGEAGVPFYSISGSDFVEMFVGVGASRVRDLFEQAKANAPAIVFVDEIDAVGRHRGAGLGGGHDEREQTLNQLLVEMDGFDVKGGVILIAATNRPDILDPALLRPGRFDRQIAVDRPDMQGRLEILKVHQKGKPVAPDVDLGAVARRTPGMTGADLSNVLNEAALLTARSDKKLIDNHMLDEAIDRVVAGPQKRTRIMSDKEKKITAYHEGGHALVAAASPNSDPVHKITILSRGRALGYTMVLPDEDKYSTTRNEMLDQLGYMMGGRAAEELVFHDPTTGASNDIEKATNLARAMVTQYGMTERLGAIKFGGDNSEPFLGREMAHQRDYSEEVAALVDEEVKKLIENAHNEAWEILVENRDVLDNLVLQLLEKETLGKEEIAEIFAPIVKRPPRPAWTGSSRRTPSTRPPVLSPKELALTNGANGAAPAITTKAPAEATPEESPES; translated from the coding sequence ATGGACGTGAAGCGATACTTCCGTGGGCCAGTCATGTGGATCGTGCTGGCCGTCCTTGCCGTGGTCGTGTTGATGCAGGTCGTCGGCTCGTCCGGCGGCTACAAGACGGTGGACACCGGCCAGGTGGTCCAGGCGATCAATGACAACAAGGTCAAAGAAGCCAAGCTGACCACCGGCGAAGAGTCGACCATCAAGGTTCAGCTCAAGGACGGCCAGAAGATCGAGGGCAGCTCGAAGATCCAGGCGAGCTATATCGGCGACCAGGGCGTCACCCTCGCCAACACCCTGCAGGACAAGTTCCAGAACAAGCAGATCCCCGACGGTTACACGGTCTCCCCGACCAAGCAGAACGCTTTCGTCGGCATCCTGCTGTCTCTGCTCCCCTTCGTCCTCATCGTGGTCGTCTTCCTGTTCCTGATGAACCAGATGCAGGGCGGCGGCTCCCGGGTCATGAACTTCGGGAAGTCCAAGGCCAAGCTCATCACCAAGGACACCCCGAAGACGACGTTCTCCGACGTCGCCGGCGCGGACGAGGCCGTCGAGGAGCTCCACGAGATCAAGGAGTTCCTGCAGGAGCCGGCCAAGTTCCAGGCCGTCGGCGCCAAGATCCCCAAGGGCGTGCTGCTGTACGGCCCGCCCGGTACGGGCAAGACGCTCCTCGCGCGCGCCGTCGCCGGCGAGGCGGGCGTCCCCTTCTACTCGATCTCCGGTTCCGACTTCGTCGAGATGTTCGTCGGTGTCGGTGCCTCCCGGGTCCGTGACCTCTTCGAGCAGGCCAAGGCGAACGCCCCGGCGATCGTCTTCGTCGACGAGATCGACGCGGTCGGCCGTCACCGCGGCGCCGGCCTCGGCGGCGGTCACGACGAGCGCGAGCAGACGCTGAACCAGCTGCTCGTCGAGATGGACGGCTTCGACGTCAAGGGCGGTGTGATCCTCATCGCCGCGACGAACCGCCCGGACATCCTCGACCCGGCCCTCCTGCGCCCCGGCCGTTTCGACCGCCAGATCGCGGTCGACCGCCCGGACATGCAGGGCCGTCTGGAGATCCTCAAGGTCCACCAGAAGGGCAAGCCGGTCGCGCCCGACGTCGACCTGGGCGCCGTCGCCCGCCGCACCCCCGGAATGACGGGTGCCGATCTCTCCAACGTCCTGAACGAGGCCGCGCTCCTCACGGCCCGCAGCGACAAGAAGCTGATCGACAACCACATGCTGGACGAGGCGATCGACCGTGTGGTCGCGGGCCCGCAGAAGCGGACCCGGATCATGTCGGACAAGGAGAAGAAGATCACCGCGTACCACGAGGGCGGACACGCCCTGGTCGCGGCGGCCTCACCGAACTCCGACCCGGTCCACAAGATCACGATCTTGTCGAGAGGCCGTGCCCTCGGCTACACGATGGTCCTGCCGGACGAGGACAAGTACTCGACCACCCGCAACGAGATGCTCGACCAGCTCGGGTACATGATGGGTGGCCGCGCCGCCGAGGAACTGGTCTTCCACGACCCGACCACGGGTGCCTCGAACGACATCGAGAAGGCCACCAACCTGGCCCGGGCGATGGTCACGCAGTACGGCATGACCGAGCGTCTCGGCGCCATCAAGTTCGGCGGCGACAACAGCGAGCCGTTCCTCGGACGTGAGATGGCTCACCAGCGCGACTACTCGGAAGAGGTCGCCGCGCTGGTGGACGAGGAAGTCAAGAAGCTCATCGAGAACGCGCACAACGAGGCCTGGGAGATCCTGGTCGAGAACCGCGACGTCCTCGACAACCTCGTGCTGCAGCTGCTGGAGAAGGAGACGCTGGGCAAGGAGGAGATCGCCGAGATCTTCGCCCCCATCGTCAAGCGTCCGCCCCGGCCCGCCTGGACCGGCTCCTCCCGCCGCACCCCGTCCACCCGTCCGCCGGTGCTCTCCCCCAAGGAGCTCGCACTGACGAACGGCGCCAACGGCGCGGCTCCCGCGATCACCACCAAGGCGCCCGCCGAGGCGACCCCGGAGGAGAGCCCGGAGAGCTGA
- the folE gene encoding GTP cyclohydrolase I FolE: MTDPVTLDGEGTIGEFDEKRAENAIRELLIAVGEDPDREGLRETPGRVARAYKEIFAGLWQQPEDVLTTTFDLGHDEMVLVKDIEVYSTCEHHLVPFRGVAHVGYIPSTSGKITGLSKLARLVDVYARRPQVQERMTTQIADSLMEILEPRGVIVVVECEHMCMSMRGIRKPGAKTITSAVRGQLRDAATRNEAMSLIMAH; the protein is encoded by the coding sequence ATGACCGACCCCGTGACGCTGGACGGCGAGGGCACCATCGGCGAGTTCGACGAGAAGCGCGCCGAGAACGCCATCCGCGAACTGTTGATCGCCGTCGGCGAGGATCCCGACCGGGAGGGCCTCCGGGAGACGCCGGGGCGGGTGGCGCGTGCGTACAAGGAGATCTTCGCGGGGCTGTGGCAGCAGCCGGAGGACGTGCTGACCACCACGTTCGACCTCGGTCACGACGAGATGGTGCTGGTCAAGGACATCGAGGTGTACAGCACCTGCGAGCATCACCTGGTCCCGTTCCGGGGTGTCGCCCATGTCGGCTACATCCCGTCCACCAGCGGCAAGATCACCGGGCTGTCGAAGCTGGCGCGGCTCGTGGACGTCTACGCCAGACGCCCGCAGGTGCAGGAGCGGATGACGACGCAGATCGCCGACTCGCTGATGGAGATCCTGGAGCCGCGCGGGGTGATCGTGGTCGTGGAGTGCGAGCACATGTGCATGTCGATGCGGGGCATCCGCAAGCCGGGCGCGAAGACCATAACGTCGGCGGTGCGCGGTCAGCTCAGGGACGCGGCGACCCGCAACGAGGCGATGAGCCTCATCATGGCCCACTGA
- the folP gene encoding dihydropteroate synthase, protein MSKQNRRGRVAGMPGWDRCAVMGVVNVTPDSFSDGGHFFDTTAAVKHGLDMVGEGADLVDVGGESTRPGAARVDEAEELRRVVPVVRGLASEGVTVSVDTMRASVAEQALAAGAALVNDVSGGLADPAMIPVVADAGAPFVVMHWRGFLEGGNVKGVYEDVVAEVLQELRARVEAVLEGGVAADRIVVDPGLGFSKDAEHDLALLAHLDRLHGLGHPLLVAASRKRFLGRVLAGSEGAPPPARERDAATAAVSALAAQQGAWAVRVHEVRATADAVRVTRAIEGARER, encoded by the coding sequence ATGAGCAAGCAGAACCGGCGTGGGCGCGTGGCCGGAATGCCCGGGTGGGACCGCTGCGCGGTCATGGGTGTCGTCAACGTCACCCCGGACTCCTTCTCCGACGGCGGCCACTTCTTCGACACCACGGCGGCGGTCAAGCACGGCCTGGACATGGTCGGGGAGGGCGCGGACCTGGTGGACGTCGGCGGTGAGTCGACCCGCCCCGGTGCCGCCCGCGTCGACGAGGCGGAGGAACTGCGTCGGGTCGTCCCGGTCGTCCGGGGGCTGGCCTCCGAGGGCGTCACCGTGTCCGTGGACACCATGCGCGCGTCCGTGGCCGAGCAGGCCCTCGCCGCCGGTGCGGCCCTCGTCAACGACGTCAGCGGCGGACTGGCCGATCCCGCGATGATCCCGGTCGTCGCCGACGCGGGCGCCCCCTTCGTGGTGATGCACTGGCGCGGCTTCCTGGAGGGCGGCAACGTCAAGGGCGTCTACGAGGACGTCGTCGCCGAGGTGCTCCAGGAACTGCGCGCGCGTGTGGAGGCCGTGCTGGAGGGCGGTGTCGCGGCGGACCGGATCGTCGTCGATCCGGGCCTGGGCTTCTCCAAGGACGCCGAGCACGACCTCGCCCTCCTCGCGCACCTCGACCGGCTGCACGGGCTCGGCCACCCCCTGCTGGTCGCCGCCTCCCGCAAGCGGTTCCTCGGGCGGGTGCTGGCGGGCTCCGAGGGGGCCCCGCCGCCCGCGCGGGAACGGGACGCCGCCACCGCCGCCGTGTCGGCCCTGGCCGCGCAGCAGGGCGCCTGGGCGGTCCGCGTGCACGAGGTCCGCGCCACTGCCGACGCGGTCCGCGTGACCCGCGCCATCGAAGGGGCCCGGGAGCGGTGA
- a CDS encoding nuclear transport factor 2 family protein, with product MSAPHTDVEQVELANRAFYEALEQGDFETLSSLWLVPADVGVDEEWHDPAETGVISCVHPGWPVLTGRGEVLRSYALIMANTEYIQFFLTDVHVSVTGDTALVTCTENILSGGPAPDGGDELGPLVGQLVVATNVFRRTSDGWKLWSHHGSPVLTESDDDEGEESPS from the coding sequence GTGAGCGCTCCCCACACCGACGTCGAACAGGTCGAACTCGCCAACCGGGCCTTCTACGAGGCTCTGGAACAGGGCGACTTCGAGACGCTCTCCTCGCTCTGGCTGGTCCCGGCCGACGTGGGAGTGGACGAGGAGTGGCACGACCCCGCCGAGACCGGCGTGATCTCCTGCGTCCACCCCGGCTGGCCGGTCCTCACCGGGCGCGGCGAGGTGCTGCGGTCGTACGCGCTGATCATGGCCAACACGGAGTACATCCAGTTCTTCCTGACCGATGTGCATGTCTCGGTCACCGGGGACACCGCGCTCGTCACCTGCACCGAGAACATTCTCAGCGGGGGACCGGCGCCGGACGGCGGTGACGAGCTGGGGCCGCTCGTGGGGCAGCTGGTGGTCGCCACGAATGTGTTCCGTCGCACATCCGACGGCTGGAAGCTCTGGTCGCACCACGGGTCCCCGGTCCTGACGGAATCCGACGACGACGAGGGCGAGGAGTCACCTTCCTGA
- the folB gene encoding dihydroneopterin aldolase, protein MDRVALRGLRARGYHGVFPGEREEGQTFVVDLTLGLDTRPAAADDDLAKTVHYGIVAEEVVAIVAGEPVNLIETLAERIAQACLRHEVVQEVEVTVHKPNAPITVPFDDTTVTITRSRV, encoded by the coding sequence GTGGATCGTGTCGCGCTGCGCGGCCTCAGGGCCCGTGGGTACCACGGGGTGTTCCCGGGCGAACGCGAGGAGGGCCAGACCTTCGTCGTGGACCTCACGCTCGGGCTGGACACCCGGCCGGCCGCGGCCGACGACGACCTGGCGAAGACCGTGCACTACGGGATCGTGGCGGAGGAGGTCGTCGCCATCGTCGCCGGCGAGCCGGTGAATCTCATCGAGACGCTCGCCGAGCGCATCGCGCAGGCCTGTCTGCGGCATGAGGTGGTCCAGGAGGTCGAGGTCACCGTCCACAAGCCGAACGCGCCGATCACGGTCCCCTTCGACGACACGACCGTCACCATCACCCGGAGCCGAGTATGA
- the folK gene encoding 2-amino-4-hydroxy-6-hydroxymethyldihydropteridine diphosphokinase: MTAFFTGGQSDPTVQPVPASVVQKVDEADTTLHNPRRAVISIGSNLGNRLENLQGAVDALEDTPGVRIKAVSPVYETEPWGVAPGSQPSYFNAVVVLKTTLPPSSLLERAQAVEEAFHRVRDERWGPRTLDVDIVAYADVVSDDPALTLPHPRAHERAFVLAPWHDVEPEAQLAGRGPVALLLDGITREGVSPRADLELQLPE; the protein is encoded by the coding sequence ATGACCGCGTTCTTCACCGGGGGTCAGAGCGACCCGACCGTCCAGCCGGTACCGGCCTCCGTCGTGCAGAAGGTGGACGAGGCCGACACGACCCTGCACAACCCCCGCCGGGCCGTGATCTCCATCGGCTCCAACCTCGGCAACCGGCTGGAGAACCTCCAGGGCGCCGTCGACGCCCTGGAGGACACCCCGGGCGTGCGCATCAAGGCCGTGTCGCCGGTGTACGAGACCGAGCCGTGGGGTGTGGCGCCGGGCAGCCAGCCCTCGTACTTCAACGCGGTGGTGGTCCTGAAGACCACCCTGCCGCCCTCCTCGCTGCTGGAGCGGGCCCAGGCCGTCGAGGAGGCCTTCCACCGGGTGCGGGACGAGCGGTGGGGCCCGCGCACGCTGGACGTCGACATCGTGGCGTACGCGGACGTCGTCTCCGACGACCCGGCCCTGACCCTGCCGCACCCGCGCGCGCACGAGCGGGCGTTCGTCCTCGCGCCGTGGCACGACGTGGAGCCGGAGGCCCAGCTCGCCGGCCGCGGTCCGGTCGCCCTCCTCCTCGACGGCATCACCCGCGAGGGTGTGTCGCCCCGCGCCGACCTGGAACTCCAGCTGCCCGAGTAG
- a CDS encoding DUF3180 domain-containing protein — protein MKELRIRTLAAVFVVAGVLSWAGARLWNSVDTLPSVPLAAPIVLALIAVVLTATALSLRSRLKAQRERRPEAKGVDPLMAARAVVFGQASALVAALVAGMYGGVGVFLLESLEVPARRDQAIYAGFSVLAGIGVIVAAFFLERVCKLPEDDDTGGGAARAT, from the coding sequence GTGAAAGAGCTGCGCATCAGGACGCTGGCCGCGGTGTTCGTGGTGGCGGGGGTGCTGTCCTGGGCCGGGGCCCGGCTGTGGAACTCGGTGGACACCCTGCCGAGCGTCCCGCTGGCCGCTCCCATCGTGCTCGCCCTGATCGCCGTCGTCCTGACGGCCACCGCGCTGTCGCTGCGCAGCCGGCTCAAGGCCCAGCGGGAGCGCCGGCCGGAGGCGAAGGGCGTCGACCCGCTGATGGCCGCCCGCGCCGTCGTCTTCGGCCAGGCCAGCGCTCTCGTCGCCGCCCTCGTCGCCGGGATGTACGGCGGGGTCGGCGTCTTCCTCCTGGAGTCCCTGGAGGTCCCGGCCCGCCGCGACCAGGCCATCTACGCCGGGTTCTCCGTCCTCGCGGGCATCGGCGTCATAGTGGCCGCCTTCTTCCTGGAGCGCGTCTGCAAGCTTCCGGAGGACGACGACACGGGCGGCGGGGCGGCGCGGGCGACGTAG